One genomic region from Nostoc sphaeroides encodes:
- a CDS encoding ABC transporter ATP-binding protein has translation MSIYQSLKKSYTQDHRRENDWRLFLRLVPYARHSGRLLALSMGLLVPIALANAVQPLLIGQAISLIRNEPSTYEFLRNRPMSEGLNILEGLLLVAIASRLILTGYQGYLVQKLGQQITAAIRQDLFQHVTSLAVRFFDRTPVGKLITRITSDVEVLGDVFSTGAIGIVSNLFSMLVILGLMFSIEWQLTCLLLLMLLPITWLIVYIQQQYRKANYKGREELSILNSQLQENVVGINVVQLFRREKFNAELFRATNSRYTQQMDKTIFYDSFISATLEWIGLIAIAAVLCMGGLLLLGKSLAFGTLSAFILYAQRLFDPLRDFAEKFTVIQAGFTAIERVGDILDEPIEIRDRANVRFSIFDAKFGYIDEIVANLESPDVTSPPELGEIRFDHVWFAYKNDDYVIKDLDFTIHPGEKIALVGPTGAGKTSIIRLLCRLYEPTQGRILIDGVDIREVPQAELRRYMAVIFQEGFLFAGDVKSNISLGDGYTIEQIQQAAEQTNIAQFIEELPQGYDTQLRERGTNISSGEKQLLAFARAAIRSPQILVLDEATASLDVGTEALVQEALNQLLLRRTAIIIAHRLSTIRNVDRIFVLKRGELIEQGSHEQLIQEGGLYATLHNLQMLGS, from the coding sequence ATGAGCATCTACCAATCTCTCAAAAAATCTTATACGCAAGACCATCGCCGTGAAAATGACTGGCGGTTATTTTTGCGTTTAGTGCCTTATGCCCGTCATAGCGGACGGCTGTTGGCGCTATCAATGGGCTTACTCGTACCGATCGCCCTAGCTAATGCCGTACAACCACTGTTGATTGGCCAAGCTATTTCCCTAATTCGCAATGAACCAAGCACTTACGAATTTCTCAGGAATCGCCCCATGTCCGAAGGGCTAAATATCCTGGAGGGATTATTGTTAGTTGCGATCGCCAGCCGACTGATTTTAACAGGCTATCAAGGTTATTTAGTACAAAAGCTAGGGCAACAAATCACCGCAGCAATTCGCCAAGACTTATTTCAGCATGTGACATCGTTAGCAGTAAGGTTTTTTGACCGTACACCCGTAGGTAAATTAATCACCAGAATCACCAGCGATGTGGAAGTGTTAGGCGATGTCTTTTCTACTGGGGCAATTGGCATTGTGTCCAATTTGTTTTCCATGCTGGTAATTTTGGGTTTAATGTTTTCCATCGAATGGCAACTCACCTGCTTGCTGCTATTGATGTTGTTACCAATTACCTGGTTAATTGTTTACATTCAGCAACAGTACCGCAAAGCCAATTACAAAGGGCGGGAAGAACTTTCTATATTGAACTCACAGTTACAAGAAAATGTGGTTGGCATTAACGTAGTGCAGTTGTTCCGCAGGGAAAAATTTAATGCCGAATTATTTCGCGCCACAAACAGCCGCTACACTCAGCAAATGGATAAAACCATCTTTTATGATTCATTTATTTCAGCCACCTTGGAATGGATTGGTCTGATTGCGATCGCAGCTGTTTTGTGCATGGGTGGTTTGTTACTGTTAGGAAAAAGTTTAGCTTTTGGGACATTATCTGCATTTATTTTGTATGCCCAGCGATTATTTGATCCTTTAAGGGATTTTGCCGAAAAATTTACAGTAATTCAAGCAGGTTTTACTGCAATAGAACGCGTAGGCGATATATTAGATGAACCGATAGAAATCCGCGATCGCGCCAATGTCCGCTTCTCAATATTTGATGCGAAATTTGGCTACATAGACGAGATCGTTGCAAATCTAGAATCTCCAGACGTCACTTCCCCGCCGGAACTGGGAGAAATCCGTTTTGATCACGTCTGGTTTGCTTACAAAAATGATGATTACGTAATTAAAGACTTAGATTTCACCATTCATCCAGGTGAAAAAATTGCACTAGTCGGCCCCACAGGTGCGGGTAAAACTTCGATCATCCGTCTTTTGTGCCGTCTCTACGAACCCACCCAAGGACGCATTCTCATCGATGGCGTAGATATTCGGGAAGTACCACAGGCAGAACTGCGGCGTTACATGGCAGTAATTTTCCAAGAAGGCTTTTTGTTTGCTGGCGATGTTAAAAGCAACATTTCTTTAGGAGATGGCTATACCATTGAACAGATTCAACAAGCAGCAGAGCAAACCAACATTGCCCAATTTATAGAAGAACTACCCCAAGGGTATGATACTCAACTGCGAGAACGGGGCACAAATATTTCTAGTGGTGAAAAGCAACTTTTAGCCTTTGCGCGGGCTGCCATTCGCAGTCCCCAAATTTTGGTATTAGATGAAGCTACCGCTAGTTTAGATGTTGGCACAGAAGCTTTAGTTCAAGAGGCATTAAACCAGCTTTTGCTCAGACGTA
- a CDS encoding GNAT family N-acetyltransferase, whose product MPEIETARLLLRPYTPQDLDELAFILSNPAVMRYSPRGTIPKDQVKEVTQEILQFFIKHWQQHFTNLNWGNYA is encoded by the coding sequence ATGCCTGAGATAGAAACTGCAAGACTGTTACTAAGACCCTATACTCCTCAAGACCTGGATGAACTTGCTTTCATTTTGAGCAACCCAGCAGTTATGAGGTATTCACCCAGAGGGACTATACCTAAAGATCAGGTAAAAGAAGTAACGCAGGAAATATTACAATTTTTTATTAAACACTGGCAACAGCATTTTACAAATTTGAATTGGGGTAATTATGCCTGA
- a CDS encoding GNAT family N-acetyltransferase, whose amino-acid sequence MPEIETARLQLRHFNLNDFDYLFRLYSDAEVMKYLLPRTREQTQASLSKHIQQWQQHNFGMWAVIYKETGTMIGRCGLGFLENTPEVELGYVFEKSYWNMGLATEASLATLKFGFWEVKLDRIVAIAHPENIASVRVIQKVGMKYEKNASYYGHDVVYYAASNSEWQADDSLYISQS is encoded by the coding sequence ATGCCTGAGATCGAAACTGCGCGGCTGCAACTAAGGCATTTCAATCTAAATGACTTCGATTACCTATTTCGCCTCTACAGCGATGCAGAAGTCATGAAGTATCTGTTGCCAAGAACAAGGGAACAAACCCAAGCAAGTTTAAGCAAGCATATCCAACAGTGGCAACAACACAACTTTGGGATGTGGGCAGTAATATACAAAGAAACTGGTACAATGATTGGCCGTTGTGGACTTGGGTTTCTGGAAAATACGCCAGAAGTTGAGCTTGGCTACGTGTTTGAAAAGTCCTACTGGAACATGGGACTGGCAACTGAAGCATCTCTTGCAACTTTAAAGTTTGGATTTTGGGAAGTGAAGCTAGATCGGATAGTCGCGATCGCTCATCCAGAAAACATCGCTTCAGTGCGAGTCATTCAAAAGGTAGGGATGAAGTATGAAAAGAATGCTAGCTATTACGGTCATGATGTAGTATACTATGCTGCCTCAAACTCAGAATGGCAAGCGGATGATTCCCTTTACATTTCGCAATCTTAA
- a CDS encoding tetratricopeptide repeat protein, with the protein MTQPLNQVKEWEQRRDEASRYYQRGRFQESLDLATKNLHLARSIPDRAREGYTLNDLGLAHLSCWQPQKALERFNQALSVAVEIGNAPAQATALSNLGSTYSRLGRFSQALEYFDQALPIFRRSQDTQSEVSTLNDVALIYTRLGEPKRALLLQHQILRMRRLLGDFSGEATTLNGIGFAYNVLGKFEEALEFFQAALPIQRAVKNLVGEATTLNNIASVYSDLGKPKQALLLYYQVLLTRREISDRSGEATTLHNIGYTYSTLSEHRQAMKFYKQGIAIYQQLGDGLGEISTLLNMGNLYATTKRKKMARSCYQNAQELAEQIEHQPLLEKVQQFIDSL; encoded by the coding sequence ATGACGCAACCTTTAAATCAAGTCAAAGAGTGGGAACAACGTCGTGATGAAGCAAGCCGCTACTACCAGCGCGGGAGATTCCAAGAGTCTCTGGATCTGGCAACCAAGAATTTACACTTGGCTAGATCAATTCCAGACAGAGCCAGAGAAGGCTATACATTAAACGACCTTGGTTTAGCTCACCTCAGTTGCTGGCAACCTCAAAAAGCATTAGAGCGCTTTAATCAGGCGCTTTCGGTTGCTGTTGAAATTGGCAACGCGCCAGCACAAGCAACTGCACTTAGCAATCTAGGTTCTACCTACAGCCGTCTCGGACGTTTTTCGCAAGCGTTAGAATATTTTGACCAAGCACTACCAATATTTAGGCGATCGCAAGATACTCAAAGTGAAGTTTCTACTCTTAATGATGTAGCACTAATTTATACCCGCTTAGGAGAACCGAAACGGGCATTGTTGCTACAACACCAAATTTTGAGGATGCGGCGATTGTTAGGTGACTTTTCTGGTGAGGCAACAACCCTAAATGGTATTGGGTTTGCTTACAATGTCTTAGGCAAGTTTGAGGAAGCTTTAGAATTTTTTCAAGCAGCGCTTCCAATTCAACGAGCAGTCAAGAATTTGGTTGGTGAAGCAACCACTTTGAATAATATTGCTTCTGTCTATAGTGATTTAGGAAAACCGAAACAAGCGCTATTGCTCTACTATCAAGTTCTTTTGACACGTCGAGAAATCAGCGATCGCTCTGGTGAGGCAACAACGCTTCATAACATTGGTTATACCTATAGCACTCTGTCAGAGCATCGGCAAGCAATGAAGTTCTATAAGCAAGGCATTGCAATTTATCAACAACTCGGCGATGGTCTGGGAGAAATTTCAACTTTGCTGAATATGGGAAACCTTTACGCCACAACGAAACGCAAAAAAATGGCGCGATCGTGCTACCAAAACGCCCAAGAGTTAGCAGAACAAATCGAACATCAGCCACTCCTAGAAAAAGTACAGCAGTTTATAGATTCTCTGTAG